DNA from Manduca sexta isolate Smith_Timp_Sample1 chromosome 6, JHU_Msex_v1.0, whole genome shotgun sequence:
CTTGTTATGAGGGACACTAACTGTGcctaaatagtaaaaaaaatatatagtagcttttttattgctttgaatgacgagacgagtttgctatccgtctgatggtaagcgatacgaccgactatgaacagtagaaacacctttcaacaccttgaattacaaagtattccactgcgctcgccatcctgagacatgagatggtaagtcttataattaattacactagttacaatgtccttcaaaccggaacgcaacaatgattacacactgctgcttcaCAGCaaaaatagacactgcggtggtacctactcaggcggactctcacatatcagagtcctaccaccagtaaagcaAGCAGTTAGCAGTAGCGATTGCTAGATTTAATTTCAACCCTCGAATCATCACTACTAACGTTCGAAACAAAATGATATCACATCCTATACAGGAAAatggtatttataaatagtaaaaattattttaaatccttACACGTCGTCTCAAGGTCAATCACGACTCACAactcttaaaaaattatatttactttgccAATTAGTTCAAACAAGTTTGTTATTATGCGTTAAACTTAACAAGATTGTTATTGACTTACaacaaaaatcatattaaaaaaaagtcaacTGGGGTGAATGGGAATGAATTGAAACAACAatcattgttaatattaaaataatacccatACGTTTTGAAATTAAGGAATAGAATTAAAAACGTGGCGCATTTGGGCGAACGGCAATGGTATTTCTAAAGAAAATGCAAAACTAAGCTGGCCTTTTATGGTTAAAGAACTTCATTATCTCATAAGAATTCGATTCACTTACATgagatacaaacaaaataaaatatgttaataggCTACCAGTATAGAATGGCGgacgtagtggaataccaaacaatttgtaattcaaagtgttggatggtgtttctgctgtttatgggcggtcgcatcgtttaccatcagtctctaatatttttctataacgtCCGTTAGTAACAATcgttaattgttataaaatgagtTTAGATAAACAAATGGATTATTGTTCATAGATAATAGACATTGTGGTCAGTATATCATTTGTATGTTAAAAACACAAGTTCAAGGGTCACCTAACACTCGTATTTGTCGTGATTGTGTTAAATCCATTGATAAAGGTTTAAAACTATACAAATTCTTGGATTAATATTACTCTTGTGGTAATAGAATTCAAATTTCTATGACAAGTCCTAAAATCATGGCTTTTAGGCCTCCATGAAAAGATCAAGTCTTTTGTCCACTCGCTAGTGTAATATTCTATAGAGTTCTCATTAATTCTGGAGTGTTCTTAAGGTGCATGATTTATGTATCCACATGCGCAAATGAACTTTTCAGGAACGCAGGAATAAAAATTCctgagataataattattaatcgtaAAGTTATCCCATACTAAACTTTATTGTTTATCTTCTAGGGCTCAATTTTAATTCCCACTGTTTAATATCAACCTACTTTAAATTCCTTAAACATCCTGTTTCTTTCAATAATGATTATTACTCCATCGTCCAATCATTGAACATgttccataatattttatgattttcatttttattacacttatatGTTTCCTTTTCCAGGCCAACGTGAGTGCGAAGAAGGCACCCACGCGTACACGACTGGCTGCAGCAAGAAGACCCCGGAGCCCACGTGCGAGGAACCGAACCCTGTGGAGGAAGATGCTATCATCTGCGACTACTCAGCGTGCTACTGTGACGCGCCCAACGTCCGTGACACAAAGACGAACAAATGCGTACCCCTGGACCAATGCTCTTAAATCCATGGCAGTAGAGTTTGGTCTTCTTGTCAATATCTAGAATTTCATGACTGTTacgtattaaaatgatttattggaTCTTAATCACTTTGTTTCTAagtcacttactatcaggccaTTATCTTGTACTTTCAAGTTTCACACGATGTCACTTTAACCTGGAGTGAGTTGGAGACGCATTTGGAT
Protein-coding regions in this window:
- the LOC115440516 gene encoding uncharacterized protein LOC115440516, with protein sequence MKTIIIVALFALVAVATAANHSRGCIYIMGRCQRECEEGTHAYTTGCSKKTPEPTCEEPNPVEEDAIICDYSACYCDAPNVRDTKTNKCVPLDQCS